The following proteins are encoded in a genomic region of Arachis ipaensis cultivar K30076 chromosome B02, Araip1.1, whole genome shotgun sequence:
- the LOC107626074 gene encoding LOW QUALITY PROTEIN: crooked neck-like protein 1 (The sequence of the model RefSeq protein was modified relative to this genomic sequence to represent the inferred CDS: substituted 1 base at 1 genomic stop codon) has product MSLSKEADSTLGYLTLKDTEVKLPRPTRVKNKTPAPIQITAEQILREARERQELEIRPPKQKIPDATELGEYRLRKRKEFEDLIRRVRRNIGVRIKYAQWEESQKDFKGARSAWEKALEVDNKNHTLWLKYAEMEMKNKFINHARNVWNRAVTRLPRVDQLWYKYIHMEELLGNVAGARQVFERWMKWMPDQQGWLSYIKFELRYNEIERARGIFERFVQCHPRVGAWIRHAKFEMKNGEVAKARNVYERAVEKLADDEEAEQLFVAFAEFEERCKETERARRIYKFALDHIPKGRAEDLYRKFVAFEKQYGDREGIEDAIVGKRRFQYEDEVRKNPLNYDSWFDYIRLEESVGNKERIKEVYERAIANVPPAEEKRFWQRYIYLWINYALYKELDAEDVDRTRDVYRECLNLIPHSKFSFAKIWLLAAQFEIRQLNLKGAXQILGNAIGKAPKDKIFKKYIEIELQLGNIDRCRKLYEKYLEWSPENCYAWSKYAELERSLSETDRARAIFELAIAQPALDMPELLWKAYIDFETAEGEFERARALYERLLNKTKHLKVWISYVEFEATAIDQNSLDLTEEEQGRECLQRARRVFEEALNYFRSSAPELKEERAMLLEKWLNMEASSGELGDISLVQSKLPKKLKKRRKVTTEDGSARIGENIDYLFPEEIQTTNLKILEAAYQWKKKQKLSSGDN; this is encoded by the exons ATGTCTTTGTCAAAAGAAGCAGACTCAACATTGGGTTACCTCACGCTCAAGGACACGGAGGTGAAGCTTCCACGGCCAACGCGGGTCAAGAACAAGACACCTGCTCCGATTCAAATCACAGCGGAGCAGATTCTCCGGGAGGCTCGGGAGCGGCAAGAGCTTGAAATCCGCCCGCCAAAGCAGAAGATCCCCGATGCCACTGAGCTTGGCGAGTACCGCCTCCGCAAGCGAAAAGAGTTTGAGGACTTGATTCGGCGTGTGAGACGGAACATTGGCGTGCGGATTAAGTATGCACAGTGGGAAGAGTCTCAGAAGGACTTCAAGGGAGCACGCTCTGCTTGGGAGAAAGCACTGGAAGTTGACAACAAGAACCACACCCTTTGGCTCAAGTATGCAGAGATGGAGATGAAGAACAAGTTCATCAACCATGCGCGAAACGTGTGGAACCGCGCTGTCACCCGCCTACCGAGGGTCGACCAGTTATGGTACAAGTATATACATATGGAGGAACTGCTTGGCAATGTTGCTGGTGCCAGACAG GTTTTCGAGAGGTGGATGAAGTGGATGCCTGATCAGCAGGGATGGCTCTCTTACATCAAGTTTGAGCTTAGGTACAATGAAATTGAGCGAGCCAGGGGGATATTCGAGCGTTTTGTGCAGTGCCACCCTAGGGTTGGGGCGTGGATTCGGCATGCCAAGTTCGAGATGAAGAATGGGGAGGTGGCAAAGGCTAGGAATGTTTATGAGAGAGCGGTGGAGAAGCTTGCTGATGATGAGGAAGCTGAGCAGCTGTTTGTTGCTTTTGCTGAGTTTGAGGAGAGATGTAAGGAGACTGAGCGTGCAAGGCGTATATATAAGTTTGCTCTTGATCATATTCCCAAGGGGAGGGCAGAAGACTTGTACCGTAAATTTGTGGCATTTGAGAAGCAGTATGGTGACAGGGAAGGGATTGAGGATGCTATTGTCGGAAAAAGGAGGTTTCAGTATGAGGATGAAGTGAGGAAAAATCCGTTGAACTATGATTCATGGTTTGACTATATACGATTGGAGGAGAGTGTGGGCAATAAGGAAAGGATCAAGGAGGTGTATGAGAGAGCTATAGCCAATGTTCCTCCTGCAGAGGAGAAGCGATTCTGGCAGCGATATATCTATTTGTG GATTAATTATGCACTCTACAAAGAGCTTGATGCTGAAGATGTGGATCGAACAAGAGATGTATACAG GGAGTGTCTCAACTTGATACCACATAGTAAGTTTTCATTTGCAAAGATATGGCTTCTAGCAGCCCAGTTTGAAATACGTCAGCTGAATCTCAAGGGTGCTTGACAGATATTAGGAAATGCCATTGGAAAGGCTCCAAAAGACAAG ATTTTCAAGAAGTATATAGAGATAGAACTGCAGCTTGGTAACATAGATAGATGCAGAAAACTATATGAAAAGTATCTGGAGTGGTCGCCTGAAAATTGCTATGCTTGGAGCAAGTATGCAGAATTGGAGAGATCTTTATCTGAGACTGATCGAGCTAGAGCAATATTCGAGCTTGCAATCGCTCAACCAGCATTGGATATGCCTGAGCTATTGTGGAAG GCATATATTGACTTTGAGACTGCAGAAGGTGAATTTGAGAGAGCAAGAGCGCTTTATGAAAGGCTTCTTAATAAAACAAAGCACTTGAAGGTATGGATAAGCTATGTGGAATTCGAGGCTACAGCAATAGATCAGAACAGTTTAGACTTGACAGAAGAAGAGCAAGGGAGGGAATGCCTTCAGCGTGCTAGAA GGGTGTTTGAGGAAGCTCTTAACTACTTCAGATCGTCAGCTCCGGAACTGAAGGAAGAAAGGGCAATGCTATTGGAGAAATGGCTCAACATGGAGGCTTCTTCTGGGGAGCTTGGTGATATTAGCTTAGTCCAGTCTAAGCTGCCGAAGAAGctcaaaaagagaagaaaagttaCTACTGAAGATGGTTCTGCCAG AATTGGGGAAAATATCGACTATTTGTTCCCTGAAGAAATTCAGACGACTAATCTTAAGATCTTAGAAGCTGCATACCAGTGGAAGAAGAAGCAAAAATTGTCTTCTGGCGACAACTGA